A region of Procambarus clarkii isolate CNS0578487 chromosome 48, FALCON_Pclarkii_2.0, whole genome shotgun sequence DNA encodes the following proteins:
- the LOC123764922 gene encoding uncharacterized protein, whose translation MARLLLLVAALFVLTGVVSANGHGQGQPATFNCQEDGYFADTGRKCVVYYRCANGDLTAFGCDKGFLFDQGKSRCLPSSTVSC comes from the exons ATGGCTCGTCTTCTGCTGCTGGTTGCTGCTCTCTTTG TTTTGACCGGGGTTGTGAGTGCCAACGGTCACGGCCAGGGGCAGCCTGCCACCTTCAACTGTCAAGAGGACGGCTACTTCGCGGACACGGGCCGCAAGTGTGTCGTCTACTACCGCTGTGCCAACGGTGACCTGACCGC GTTTGGCTGCGACAAGGGGTTCCTCTTCGACCAGGGCAAGAGTAGGTGcctcccctcctccaccgtctcctGCTAG